The Colwellia sp. M166 genome segment GTAATGACGTGGCATTTCAGCGAGCGACTTACCGCGTGCGTGGTGATGTGATTGATATATTTCCAGCAGAATCTGATCGTATGGCTTTACGTGTTGAGCTATTCGATGAAGAAATTGAACGGATTAGTGTTTTTGACCCATTAACGGGTGAAGTCGAGCGTACACTCGCGCGAGTCACGGTTTACCCGAAAACTCACTATGCAACACCGAGAGAAAAAATCCTTGCTGCGGTTGAAAATATAAAAATTGAATTAAAAGATAGATCCGCGCAATTAAAAGAAAACAATAAATTAGTAGAAGAACAGCGAATAGTCCAACGTACACAGTTTGATATTGAAATGATGACCGAACTTGGCTATTGCTCAGGCATAGAAAACTATTCTCGCTATTTATCAGGCCGAGGCGCTGGAGAAGCGCCACCAACCTTATTTGATTATTTACCCAGTGATGGTTTGTTAATTATTGATGAATCGCATGTTACTGTGCCGCAAATTGGCGCTATGTACAAAGGTGACCGTTCACGTAAAGAAAACTTAGTCGAGTACGGGTTTAGATTACCTTCTGCACTTGATAACCGTCCGATGAAGTTTGAAGAGTTTGAAGCCTTATCGCCACAAACCATATATGTATCTGCGACGCCAAGCCATTATGAAATTGAAAAGTCAGCGGGTGAAATTGCTGAACAGGTTGTTCGCCCTACAGGTTTACTTGATCCGCAAATTGAAGTTCGTCCGGTTGAAACCCAAGTTGATGATTTATTGTCTGAAATTCGCAAACGGGTAAAAATTAATGAACGCGTATTAGCGACGACATTAACCAAACGAATGGCGGAAGATTTAACCGATTACTTAGATGAACACCAAGTAAAAACGCGCTACTTACATTCGGACGTTGATACGGTAGAACGAGTCGAAATTATTCGTGACTTTCGTTTAGGCAAGTTTGATGTGCTGGTTGGCATTAACTTATTACGTGAAGGTTTAGATATGCCAGAAGTGTCTTTAGTTGCTATTCTGGACGCCGATAAAGAAGGTTTTTTACGCTCAGAACGCTCGCTTATTCAAACCATAGGACGAGCAGCGCGTAATATAAACGGACGAGCAATTTTGTATGCAGGACGCATTACCGGCTCAATGCGTAAAGCGATTGACGAAACTGACCGTCGTCGTGAGAAACAACATCAATATAATCTTGATAATAATATTACGCCACGCGGCGTTAAACGTATTATTGCTGATGTGATGGATCTTGATGGTGGTAAAACACGGGCTGCAGCGGCATTAAAAGCGGCAGAGCCGGAAGGTAAATATGATTTGCTAACCACGAAAGAGATTGATACTAAGGTACAAGAATTAGAAAACATGATGTTTAATCATGCCCAAAATTTAGAATTTGAGCTAGCGGCTTCAGTACGCGATGAAATTAAACAACTACGTGAGCAACAGTTGGTTAGCTAGTCTAGGGAATTAACTTTACAAAGTATAGCTAACACTTAATGACATTCGCTAGCGTTAAAAAGTGTTAGCACAAGCTAGATATTTATTTTATTTCAAACATCATATATCGATTAATAATTCCGGCGACTTCGTCGGAGTTACAATGTTTTAAACGGCTAACATCACTAATGATTTTATCTTGAATATCAACAGGAAAAAGCATTAACTGCTCTAGGTATAAATGAGCATGGGTTTCATTATTGCTGTTAATTAGTTCAATTAAGCGATCTGCATGGTTTTTCCAAATAACACTCATACAAGCTCTCCACCAATGTAATTACCCTAAATGAATGTAAACAACTTAGGGAAGTATGGTGACAATACTAAATATACTTTGTCACTACTCTAAGTTTAGAGTATGGGGCGCCAGTCTTTATACATATTAGGAATTAAAATTACTTGTTGGGAATCAAGTAATCTAAACCTGAAACATATTGTGATGAGCTTTAAAGTAAAAAGTGTGGTTTTGTCTGCTTAGCATTACTCACTACGGTGAGTAACAAAACCGTTTATCAATGGTGTGTTACTCAATTGTATATTAATTGCCGTTTTGTTTGAACACTGAAGATGCAAAGGTGATTAAAGTATTGCGGCGATATCATTGGCAATGTCGGCCGGTTTAGTTGTTGGACTATAACGCTTTATTACCTCACCTTGATTATTAACCAAGAACTTGGTGAAATTCCATTTAATACTTTTACTGCCTAAAATGCCAGGCGCCTGAGTTTTTAAATGTTGGTATAGCGGGTGTGCGTTGTTGCCATTAACTTCAATTTTACTAAACAGCTCGAATGAAATATTAAAGTTCAGATCACAAAACTTTTTAATCTCACTATTTTCAGCTTTTTCCTGTTTACCAAATTGGTTACAAGGGAAAGCTAATATTTCAAAGTTTTTGTCTTTATATTCTTGGTATAAAGTTTCTAACCCAGCATATTGTGGTGTAAATCCACAAGCACTTGCCGTATTGACGATCAGTAATGTTTTACCTTTATATTTAGTAAAATCAATGGTTTCATTTTTATAATTAGTCGCACCAAACGTGTAAATTTTATTTGTCATTATCGTTAACTGGTCGGATCAATGTTAAAAACAGCATAAGGTAAATGCGTGAGATTAACAAGATTCACGCACTAGAATTATTATTCCATGGTTGCTGGTTGCTGGTTGCTAAGTCTATAGCGACGTGGCTTTTTGCTATAGGCGTGTCAGTAAACTTGAAGTGTCCCAACGACTGCCGCCATTTTTTTGTACATCAGCATAGAATTGATCAACGAGTGCGGTTAATGGCAGTGTAGAGCCGTTGTTTTTGGCTTCGCTCAATGCAATATCAAGATCTTTTCTCATCCAGTCGACAGCGAAACCAAAATCATATTCGCCTTTTATCATGGTTTTATGGCGATTATCCATTTGCCAAGAGCCTGCTGCACCTTGACTAATAACTTCAACGACTTGCTCGCAATCTAATCCTGCGTTTTTACCAAAATG includes the following:
- the uvrB gene encoding excinuclease ABC subunit UvrB; the encoded protein is MRALKIHSDYIPSGDQPTAIAQLLDGIESGLAHQTLLGVTGSGKTYTIANVIEKLNRPTMMLAPNKTLAAQLYGEMKEFFPNNAVEYFVSYYDYYQPEAYVPTTDTFIEKDASVNEHIEQMRLSATKSLLERRDVIIVASVSAIYGLGDPDSYLKMMLHISVGDIINQRDILRRLAELQYSRNDVAFQRATYRVRGDVIDIFPAESDRMALRVELFDEEIERISVFDPLTGEVERTLARVTVYPKTHYATPREKILAAVENIKIELKDRSAQLKENNKLVEEQRIVQRTQFDIEMMTELGYCSGIENYSRYLSGRGAGEAPPTLFDYLPSDGLLIIDESHVTVPQIGAMYKGDRSRKENLVEYGFRLPSALDNRPMKFEEFEALSPQTIYVSATPSHYEIEKSAGEIAEQVVRPTGLLDPQIEVRPVETQVDDLLSEIRKRVKINERVLATTLTKRMAEDLTDYLDEHQVKTRYLHSDVDTVERVEIIRDFRLGKFDVLVGINLLREGLDMPEVSLVAILDADKEGFLRSERSLIQTIGRAARNINGRAILYAGRITGSMRKAIDETDRRREKQHQYNLDNNITPRGVKRIIADVMDLDGGKTRAAAALKAAEPEGKYDLLTTKEIDTKVQELENMMFNHAQNLEFELAASVRDEIKQLREQQLVS
- a CDS encoding glutathione peroxidase; translated protein: MTNKIYTFGATNYKNETIDFTKYKGKTLLIVNTASACGFTPQYAGLETLYQEYKDKNFEILAFPCNQFGKQEKAENSEIKKFCDLNFNISFELFSKIEVNGNNAHPLYQHLKTQAPGILGSKSIKWNFTKFLVNNQGEVIKRYSPTTKPADIANDIAAIL